A single region of the Williamwhitmania sp. genome encodes:
- a CDS encoding DEAD/DEAH box helicase, which yields MKFESYHILNEIKRSLVKMGFNRPTDIQFKAIPPILAGEDVLAIAQTGTGKTAAFAIPVIHNIGSRKAQATTGGIKCVVMEPTRELALQVTQVFQEIGQFTKVKTLCVFGGVEQDPQIEQLQNGVDILVVTPGRMFDLVSQGFIDLKTVEVLILDEADHMLDLGFINDIRDIIRFLPKYRQTLFFSATIDEKIKDLAYSLVRKAIRIQISPNDPVSKNINHSVAFVKMDDKRFFLERIINENVDKKILIFVRTKVRAERVSAAMQRVGIQSETLHGDKLQADRISVLKRFGTGEVKVLVATDVSARGIDIPDVDYVINYDLPEVPENYVHRVGRTGRGVRRGIAVSFCSEEEEQQLLKDIESYTGNAIKVLDISKTEYVETIDFSAEATNDWKSLMKEAEELEALHKKNEKKARAKKLSKAKKK from the coding sequence ATGAAGTTTGAGAGCTACCACATCCTGAATGAGATAAAGCGAAGCCTAGTCAAAATGGGATTCAACAGGCCAACCGATATTCAGTTTAAGGCCATTCCACCCATTCTTGCGGGTGAAGATGTTCTAGCCATTGCTCAAACAGGCACGGGAAAAACGGCAGCCTTTGCCATTCCGGTAATACACAACATTGGCTCTCGCAAGGCACAGGCCACAACTGGTGGCATAAAGTGTGTGGTTATGGAACCTACGCGCGAGCTGGCACTCCAGGTTACCCAAGTTTTTCAGGAGATTGGGCAGTTTACAAAGGTGAAAACCTTGTGTGTGTTTGGTGGGGTGGAGCAGGACCCTCAGATTGAACAACTCCAAAACGGCGTCGATATTTTGGTGGTAACGCCCGGCCGGATGTTCGACTTGGTAAGCCAAGGCTTCATCGACCTTAAAACGGTGGAGGTGCTCATTCTCGACGAAGCCGACCACATGCTCGACTTGGGCTTCATCAACGATATTCGCGACATTATCCGTTTTCTGCCTAAATATCGGCAAACGCTTTTCTTCTCCGCTACCATCGACGAAAAAATTAAAGACTTAGCCTACTCCTTGGTGCGTAAGGCCATCCGTATTCAAATTTCGCCTAATGACCCGGTTTCGAAGAATATAAACCACTCGGTTGCCTTTGTAAAGATGGATGACAAGCGCTTTTTCCTTGAGCGCATCATCAATGAGAATGTGGATAAAAAGATTCTGATTTTTGTGCGGACTAAGGTTCGCGCCGAAAGGGTGTCGGCGGCAATGCAGCGGGTGGGTATTCAGAGCGAAACGCTCCATGGCGATAAGCTTCAGGCAGACCGTATTAGCGTTTTAAAACGCTTTGGTACCGGTGAGGTAAAGGTGCTGGTGGCAACAGATGTGAGCGCTCGCGGTATCGATATTCCCGATGTGGACTATGTAATTAACTACGACCTCCCCGAGGTTCCCGAAAATTATGTGCACAGGGTTGGTCGAACGGGTAGGGGCGTTAGGCGTGGTATTGCCGTATCGTTCTGCAGCGAGGAGGAGGAGCAGCAGCTGTTGAAGGACATTGAGAGCTATACCGGCAATGCCATTAAGGTGCTCGATATTTCCAAGACGGAGTATGTGGAGACCATCGACTTTAGCGCCGAGGCCACCAACGATTGGAAATCGCTGATGAAGGAGGCGGAGGAGTTGGAGGCACTGCACAAGAAAAATGAGAAAAAGGCTCGAGCCAAGAAGCTCAGTAAGGCAAAGAAGAAGTAG